In a genomic window of Punica granatum isolate Tunisia-2019 chromosome 6, ASM765513v2, whole genome shotgun sequence:
- the LOC116210442 gene encoding protein NSP-INTERACTING KINASE 3, protein MENTLNRSLLLRVVLLVLAWLGSSSATLSPTGINYEVVALMAIKNALHDPYNVLDWDMNSVDPCGWRMVTCTSDGYVSVLGLPSQSLSGTLSPGIGNLTNLQSVLLQNNDISGPIPASIGRLEKLQTLDLSNNTFSGEIPSSLGELRNLNYLRLNNNSLTGSCPNSLSNIKGLSLVDLSYNNLSGSLPKISARTFKIVGNPLICGGNAKNNCTSVLPEPLSFPPDALKDAQDSGGKNHHMAIAFGSSFGGAFFIVIVVGLLIWWRYRHNQQIFFDVNDQYDPEVCLGHLRRYTFKELRAATDHFSSKNILGRGGFGIVYKGCLNDRTLVAVKRLKDYNAVGGEIQFQTEVEMISLAIHRNLLRLCGFCSTESERLLVYPYMPNGSVASRLKDHIHGKPALDWSRRKRIALGTARGLVYLHEQCDPKIIHRDVKAANILLDEDFEAVVGDFGLAKLLDHRDSHVTTAVRGTVGHIAPEYLSTGQSSEKTDVFGFGILLLELITGEKALDFGRVANQKGIMLDWVNKLHMEGKLNQMVDKDLKGNFDRIELEEMVKVALLCTRFNPLERPRMSEVVRMLEGDGLAEKWEASQKVETPRFRSCENPPQRYSDYIEDSSLVVEAMELSGPR, encoded by the exons ATGGAGAATACACTAAACAGAAGTCTGCTGTTGAGAGTGgtcttgctggttttggcatGGCTTGGGAGCTCCTCTGCTACTCTTTCCCCTACCGGGATCAACTATGAAG TGGTAGCTTTAATGGCCATAAAGAATGCTCTCCATGACCCATACAATGTTCTGGACTGGGACATGAACTCTGTAGATCCGTGTGGGTGGAGGATGGTAACTTGTACTTCAGATGGCTACGTTTCGGTCCT TGGACTTCCTAGTCAGAGCCTCTCAGGGACCTTGTCTCCAGGGATTGGAAACCTCACCAACTTGCAATCTGT GCTGCTTCAGAACAATGATATCTCAGGACCCATCCCTGCATCGATAGGTAGGTTGGAGAAGCTTCAGACGCTTGATCTCTCCAACAACACATTCAGCGGAGAAATTCCTAGTTCTCTTGGGGAACTCAGAAATCTCAATTACTT GCGGTTGAACAACAATAGTCTTACTGGTTCATGCCCCAACTCATTGTCTAACATCAAAGGCCTAAGCCTTGT GGACCTCTCATATAACAATCTGAGTGGTTCTTTGCCGAAAATATCAGCACGGACTTTCAA AATTGTCGGGAACCCTTTAATCTGCGGAGGGAATGCCAAAAACAACTGTACTTCTGTCTTACCTGAGCCACTTTCCTTCCCACCTGATGCTCTAAAAG ATGCACAAGACTCGGGAGGAAAAAACCATCACATGGCAATTGCTTTTGGAAGTAGCTTTGGAGGTGCTTTTTTCATCGTCATTGTTGTTGGGTTACTAATTTGGTGGCGGTATCGACACAACCAGCAGATTTTCTTTGATGTCAATG ATCAATATGATCCTGAGGTTTGCTTGGGCCACTTGAGGAGGTACACTTTCAAGGAGCTGAGGGCAGCAACAGACCATTTCAGTTCAAAGAACATTTTAGGGAGAGGCGGGTTTGGTATCGTTTACAAGGGGTGCTTGAACGACAGGACTCTGGTAGCTGTGAAGAGGCTGAAGGACTATAATGCCGTCGGGGGTGAGATTCAATTCCAAACAGAAGTGGAGATGATAAGCTTGGCTATTCATCGGAATCTTCTGAGGCTCTGTGGTTTCTGCTCGACGGAAAGCGAGAGGCTGCTCGTCTACCCTTATATGCCGAATGGAAGTGTAGCATCCCGCCTAAAAG ATCACATTCATGGAAAGCCAGCTTTAGACTGGTCAAGGCGAAAAAGGATAGCTTTAGGCACAGCAAGGGGATTAGTCTATCTACATGAGCAGTGCGACCCTAAAATCATCCATCGGGATGTAAAAGCAGCAAACATCTTGTTGGACGAGGATTTCGAGGCTGTTGTTGGAGATTTTGGGTTGGCGAAGCTTCTGGACCACAGGGATTCCCATGTGACCACAGCTGTTCGGGGGACTGTGGGCCACATTGCTCCGGAGTACCTGTCCACCGGTCAGTCCTCGGAGAAGACGGATGTGTTTGGGTTCGGAATCTTGCTCCTCGAGCTTATAACGGGGGAGAAAGCTTTGGATTTTGGGCGCGTAGCGAATCAGAAGGGCATAATGCTTGATTGG GTGAACAAGCTCCACATGGAAGGAAAGCTGAACCAGATGGTAGACAAGGACCTGAAGGGCAATTTCGACCGCATCGAACTGGAAGAAATGGTCAAGGTTGCCCTTCTGTGTACGAGATTCAACCCTTTGGAGCGACCGAGGATGTCCGAGGTTGTCAGGATGTTGGAGGGGGACGGTCTTGCCGAGAAATGGGAGGCGTCTCAGAAGGTTGAGACACCGAGGTTCCGGTCATGCGAGAACCCTCCCCAGAGATACTCCGATTACATAGAAGACTCTTCTCTCGTCGTGGAGGCAATGGAGCTCTCGGGGCC